The window aacaaaagttgcctcgtGTGATAAGGCTCTATTACAGCTGATTCTTCTAAATGTCAAAATAATCATACCGCTTTTCAAATTCTCAAGTAAAGTGTCAAAAGATCTCtcaacatacaaatttttgattCCACGTGTTGTTCCTTACTACGATTAGAGAATTCACGTTGGGCTGctagaaacaaataaattttcattaataataatacaatggGACGGAAAGCAGAATTTAGTGAAAAGCCAAAAAAAGGGCCTGGTCGAAAGTCCCGCAAGCAAAAGCCGCCAACTTTCCCGAAAAAATCTTTTGGTAAAGGAGTTATATCAATCCAAAATATATACAGCTTTGAATATACAATTTCATCTTACAGCGCCTTCAAATGACATGGATGATAAAAAACTATCCCATCGCCAAAGGCAACGACTGGTTAAGCGTGATCAGAAAAAAGAAATCCAAAAGGTAAAGAAACAGAAGCTTAATAAACAACAAAGGAAATTAAGCGAGGGTGCCGATGTAATCGACGAAgcagaattacaaaataaatataacactgATAAGCCACAAGCTTTGGCAGGAATCCAGCagcatttgaaatttcaaaaacaaaagattGTGGGATTTACTGACGATAATAAAGAGTGGCTGAAACCGAAGCAGTTAAAAAAGCTAAAGAAATTACAGTCTAGTGATGACCAAGACCAAGAAATGTCTGAAGCTGAGAAAAGTGAAGAAGACTTACTAGAAGAACAAACCgaaagtgaagaagaagaaaatggcGAAGACGATGCTTGTAAAGAAACTTTTAAAATGGAAAAGCTAGATGACATATCAGATTATGACGATGAAAATGCCAATTCAGATGACGACTTTGAGTTATCTGATGAAGAGGATACTGATTCTACCAATAGCAAATCCAAAGACGATGAAGTTGACGATAGTCTATTACCGATTGAACGGGAAAATAAGAGATTAAAGAAACGCGAAGCTATGGAAGCTGAAATGGCTACCAAGGAAATGCAAATGTCGATTGATCGTCAAGAAGTTTTCAAATTTCCAGAGGAAGATGAAGATAACCAAAAGGAAATTACACTTCAGGAAATACAACAACGTATTAAGGATATTACGCTTGTTTTATCTGATTTCAAAAGATATCGCCAAGAAGGTCGGTCTCGGCAAGAATATTTAGATCTGTTACGACACGATCTCTGTATCTACTACAGCTATAATGATTTTCTAATGGGTAAATTAATGGACATGTTCCCGTTAACGGAACTTATGGAATATTTAGAAACCTCTGAAGTGAGTTATTATACTATTTACTTTGTGgttttaaatctaaaaaatttttaattaggtTGCCCGCCCATTAACCATTCGTACAAATTCATTAAAAACACGTCGAAGAGATTTGGCTGCAGCATTAATAAACCGCGGCGTCAACTTAGATCCCTTGGGCAAATGGACTAAAGTCGGTTTAGTTGTTTATAATTCACAAGTTCCACTTGGTGCTACTCCCGAATACTTGGCTGGCCATTATATGATTCAGGGAGCATCCTCAATGCTACCAGTCATGGCTTTAGCACCTCAAGAGAATGAACGTATTTTAGATATGTGTTCTGCACCAGGCGGCAAAGGGTCGCACATTGCTTCGATTATGAAAAACACAGGCGTTCTTTTTGCGAATGATGCCAATCGGGAGCGGATAAAAGCAGTAGTAGCAAATTTTCATCGCCTTGGCGTTATTAACGCTATTGTCAGCTGTGAAGATGGTTGTAAATTTCGTAATTTAATATCTGGATTTGATCGTATTCTCTTAGATGCTCCATGCACAGGCACAGGTGTTGTGGCTAAAGATCCAAGTGTCAAATCGACAAAGAATGAGATAGATGTACAGCGTTGTTATAATCTTCAGCGGAAGTTGTTGTTAACTGCCATTGATTGTGTAGATGCCAAATCTAAAACGGGTGGATACATTGTGTATTCAACATGTTCGGTATTGCCTGAAGAGAATGAATGGGTTATAGACTATGCCCTCAGAAAACGAAATGTTAAGCTTGTTCCAACTGGTTTAGATTTTGGCGTTGAAGGCTTTACAAAGTATCGCCAATACCGCTTTCATCCCAGTTTAAATTTAACTCGCCGGTATTATCCGCACATACATAATATGGATGGTTTTTATGTAGCAAAACTGAAGAAATTCTCAAACACCATTCCGATGACTAAGGAACAGCAAGAAGCGGATGAAAAAGTTTTGGACGACGCGATAGCGAATGTTacaacaatggaaaatgttaattCCAACAATAATGAAGAACTGGAATATAAAGAGAAGCGGCCACGGAAACTACTCGGAAAACAAGCAGGAAAGCCAAACCTTTCGGAAGTGGAATTAGacataaagaagaagaaaatggaacagaatagaaa is drawn from Bactrocera neohumeralis isolate Rockhampton unplaced genomic scaffold, APGP_CSIRO_Bneo_wtdbg2-racon-allhic-juicebox.fasta_v2 ctg697, whole genome shotgun sequence and contains these coding sequences:
- the LOC126767476 gene encoding uncharacterized protein LOC126767476, whose amino-acid sequence is MGRKAEFSEKPKKGPGRKSRKQKPPTFPKKSFAPSNDMDDKKLSHRQRQRLVKRDQKKEIQKVKKQKLNKQQRKLSEGADVIDEAELQNKYNTDKPQALAGIQQHLKFQKQKIVGFTDDNKEWLKPKQLKKLKKLQSSDDQDQEMSEAEKSEEDLLEEQTESEEEENGEDDACKETFKMEKLDDISDYDDENANSDDDFELSDEEDTDSTNSKSKDDEVDDSLLPIERENKRLKKREAMEAEMATKEMQMSIDRQEVFKFPEEDEDNQKEITLQEIQQRIKDITLVLSDFKRYRQEGRSRQEYLDLLRHDLCIYYSYNDFLMGKLMDMFPLTELMEYLETSEVARPLTIRTNSLKTRRRDLAAALINRGVNLDPLGKWTKVGLVVYNSQVPLGATPEYLAGHYMIQGASSMLPVMALAPQENERILDMCSAPGGKGSHIASIMKNTGVLFANDANRERIKAVVANFHRLGVINAIVSCEDGCKFRNLISGFDRILLDAPCTGTGVVAKDPSVKSTKNEIDVQRCYNLQRKLLLTAIDCVDAKSKTGGYIVYSTCSVLPEENEWVIDYALRKRNVKLVPTGLDFGVEGFTKYRQYRFHPSLNLTRRYYPHIHNMDGFYVAKLKKFSNTIPMTKEQQEADEKVLDDAIANVTTMENVNSNNNEELEYKEKRPRKLLGKQAGKPNLSEVELDIKKKKMEQNRNKYIANVFEKPLKVNKNEKEEKPVNQTTIIKKQNNKKKLHMVELNGSKSNEKQIEFEAKNIQRNNINTKKQKGDFPSLLEGKPIKRQHKLKQKSKTIGLLKNYKSKTHKTKKN